The Streptomyces sp. NBC_01353 genome contains a region encoding:
- the mltG gene encoding endolytic transglycosylase MltG → MTHRSWQPEHRRRRPRLTRRGKLALLLGAALAVAAAITVPLLLRSEDKAEPVPEKQRTLLIPEGFRAGQVYAAIDRSLGLAEGTTRSAAAAPATALRLPAAAAGNPEGYLFPATYPVEAATTPESLLRYMVDTAGKRFGTDHIGAGAQRQGLSLHQTVIIASIVQAEADTAEDMGKVARVVHNRLAKGMALQMDSTLNYALGRSTVDTTHEDTKIDSPYNTYERPGLPPTPIGNPGEQAMAASIEPATGDWLYFVTVRPGDTRFTADYAEHQANVAEFNENRRAVTEG, encoded by the coding sequence ATGACGCACCGGTCCTGGCAGCCCGAACACCGTCGCCGCCGCCCCCGGCTCACCCGCCGGGGCAAACTCGCGCTGCTCCTCGGCGCGGCCCTCGCGGTGGCGGCCGCGATCACCGTGCCGCTGCTGCTCCGCAGCGAGGACAAGGCCGAGCCCGTCCCCGAGAAGCAGCGGACCCTGCTGATCCCCGAGGGCTTTCGGGCGGGCCAGGTGTACGCGGCCATCGACCGCTCCCTCGGCCTCGCCGAAGGCACCACCCGCAGCGCGGCGGCCGCCCCGGCCACCGCGCTCAGACTGCCCGCGGCCGCGGCGGGGAACCCCGAGGGCTACCTCTTCCCGGCGACGTACCCCGTGGAGGCCGCGACCACCCCCGAGAGCCTGCTGCGCTACATGGTCGACACGGCGGGGAAACGCTTCGGCACCGATCACATCGGCGCGGGCGCCCAACGGCAGGGCCTCAGCCTGCACCAGACGGTGATCATTGCCAGCATCGTGCAGGCCGAGGCCGACACCGCCGAGGACATGGGCAAGGTCGCGCGGGTCGTCCACAACCGCCTCGCCAAGGGCATGGCGCTTCAGATGGACTCGACCCTCAATTACGCCCTGGGCCGCTCCACCGTGGACACCACCCACGAGGACACGAAGATCGACAGCCCCTACAACACCTACGAACGTCCCGGACTGCCACCGACCCCGATCGGGAACCCCGGCGAGCAGGCGATGGCGGCGTCGATCGAACCGGCGACGGGTGACTGGCTCTACTTCGTGACCGTGCGGCCGGGGGACACCCGCTTCACCGCCGACTACGCCGAACACCAGGCGAACGTGGCCGAGTTCAACGAGAACCGCCGAGCGGTGACGGAGGGGTGA
- a CDS encoding ABC transporter ATP-binding protein, with protein sequence MRPHEESEWTPSPRDPAQPKEPAQMRRILRLFHPYRGRLAVVGLLVGASSLVTVASPFLLKEILDTAIPQGRTGLLSLLALGMIVTAVMTSVFGVLQTLISTTVGQRVMHDLRTAVYAQLQRMPLAFFTRTRTGEVQSRIANDIGGMQATVTSTATSLVSNLTAVVATIVAMLALDWRLTVVSLLLLPVFVWISRRVGRERKKITTQRQKQMAVMAATVTESLSVSGILLGRTMGRADSLTRSFAEESERLVDLEVRSSMAGRWRMSTIGIVMAAMPALIYWAAGFALQAGGPAISLGTLVAFVSLQQGLFRPAVSLLSTGVQIQTSLALFQRIFEYLDLPVDITESAEPTRLEKISGEVAFENVDFRYDSGAPGRATLDSIDLTVPAGGSLAVVGPTGSGKSTLSYLVPRLYDVTGGRVLLDGVDVRDLDFDSLARAVGVVSQETYLFHASVGDNLRFAKPDATDEEIEAAARAAQIHDHIASLPEGYDTLVGERGYRFSGGEKQRLAIARTILRDPSVLILDEATSALDTRTEHAVQQAIDALSAGRTTITIAHRLSTVRDADQIVVLEAGRIAERGTHEELLQRDGRYAALVRRDEHTNVGAVVPQNV encoded by the coding sequence ATGCGCCCCCATGAAGAGTCCGAATGGACACCCTCTCCGCGCGATCCCGCGCAGCCGAAGGAGCCCGCGCAGATGCGGCGCATCCTGCGGCTCTTCCATCCCTACCGCGGCCGGCTCGCCGTCGTCGGACTTCTCGTCGGCGCCTCGTCCCTGGTAACGGTCGCCTCGCCCTTCCTGCTGAAGGAGATCCTCGACACCGCGATCCCGCAGGGCCGCACGGGGCTGCTCAGTCTGCTCGCCCTCGGCATGATCGTCACCGCCGTGATGACGAGCGTCTTCGGCGTGCTCCAGACCCTCATCTCCACCACCGTCGGCCAGCGGGTGATGCACGACCTGCGCACCGCGGTCTACGCGCAGCTGCAGCGGATGCCGCTCGCCTTCTTCACGCGTACGCGCACGGGCGAGGTCCAGTCCCGGATCGCCAACGACATCGGCGGGATGCAGGCGACGGTCACCTCGACCGCCACCTCCCTCGTCTCCAACCTCACCGCCGTCGTCGCCACCATCGTCGCCATGCTCGCGCTGGACTGGCGTCTCACCGTCGTCTCGCTGCTCCTGCTCCCGGTCTTCGTCTGGATCAGCCGCCGCGTCGGCCGCGAGCGCAAGAAGATCACCACGCAGCGCCAGAAGCAGATGGCCGTCATGGCCGCGACCGTCACCGAGTCGCTCTCCGTCAGCGGCATCCTGCTCGGCCGGACCATGGGCCGCGCCGACTCGCTCACGAGGTCCTTCGCCGAGGAGTCCGAGCGCCTCGTCGACCTCGAAGTGCGCTCCTCCATGGCCGGACGGTGGCGGATGTCCACCATCGGCATCGTCATGGCCGCCATGCCCGCGCTGATCTACTGGGCCGCCGGGTTCGCCCTCCAGGCGGGCGGACCGGCGATCTCGCTGGGCACGCTCGTCGCGTTCGTCTCGCTCCAGCAGGGCCTGTTCCGGCCCGCCGTGAGCCTGCTGTCCACGGGCGTCCAGATCCAGACCTCCCTCGCCCTCTTCCAGCGGATCTTCGAGTACCTCGACCTCCCCGTCGACATCACCGAGTCCGCCGAACCCACCCGGCTGGAGAAGATCAGCGGCGAGGTGGCGTTCGAGAACGTCGACTTCCGCTACGACAGTGGCGCGCCCGGCCGGGCCACGCTCGACTCCATCGACCTGACGGTCCCGGCCGGCGGCAGCCTCGCCGTCGTCGGACCCACCGGCTCCGGCAAGTCCACGCTCAGCTACCTGGTGCCCCGGCTCTACGACGTGACCGGCGGACGGGTGCTGCTCGACGGCGTCGACGTCCGCGACCTGGACTTCGACAGCCTCGCCCGGGCCGTCGGCGTCGTCTCCCAGGAGACGTACCTCTTCCACGCCTCCGTCGGCGACAACCTGCGCTTCGCCAAACCCGACGCCACCGACGAGGAGATCGAGGCCGCCGCCCGCGCCGCCCAGATCCACGACCACATCGCCTCGCTGCCCGAGGGCTACGACACCCTCGTCGGCGAGCGCGGCTACCGCTTCTCCGGCGGCGAGAAGCAGCGTCTCGCCATCGCCCGCACCATCCTGCGCGACCCGTCCGTGCTCATCCTCGACGAGGCGACCAGCGCGCTGGACACCCGTACGGAGCACGCCGTGCAGCAGGCCATCGACGCGCTCTCCGCCGGTCGCACCACCATCACCATCGCCCACCGGCTCTCCACCGTTCGGGACGCCGACCAGATCGTGGTCCTCGAAGCAGGCCGGATCGCCGAGCGCGGCACACACGAGGAGCTCCTCCAACGGGACGGCCGGTACGCGGCCCTCGTGCGCCGTGACGAACACACGAACGTGGGAGCGGTTGTTCCCCAGAACGTGTGA
- a CDS encoding MarR family transcriptional regulator, which yields MNPDADGLLAEQLLRLTRRLQRSQKQQLEPIGITPAQSRLLRTVAHYDHPPRMADLAERLEVVPRAVTSLVDGLEAAGRVRRVADPTNRRVVRIELTDSGRATLRALRSARRAAAEDILAPLTVDQREVLGGLLSALVDHVPERRC from the coding sequence ATGAACCCCGACGCCGACGGCCTCCTCGCCGAGCAGCTGCTGCGCCTCACCCGACGCCTGCAGCGCAGCCAGAAGCAGCAGCTGGAGCCGATCGGCATCACCCCCGCGCAGTCCCGGCTGCTGCGCACCGTCGCGCACTACGACCATCCGCCCCGGATGGCCGATCTCGCCGAGCGCCTGGAGGTCGTCCCCCGGGCCGTGACCAGCCTCGTGGACGGTCTTGAGGCTGCCGGCCGGGTGCGCCGCGTCGCCGATCCGACGAACCGCAGGGTGGTCAGGATCGAGCTCACCGACTCGGGGCGCGCCACGCTGCGCGCGTTGCGGAGCGCCCGTCGGGCGGCCGCAGAGGACATCCTTGCTCCATTGACCGTCGATCAGCGCGAGGTGCTCGGAGGTCTGCTGTCCGCTCTGGTCGACCATGTGCCGGAGCGGCGCTGCTGA
- a CDS encoding FAD-binding and (Fe-S)-binding domain-containing protein — translation MPLLEPNPQALRPGRKRTPAPDRVPDLQSRGTPRHLREELTALLGPGKVLSKVSDLVRYASDASPYRFVPQVVVVAEDIDDISAILSYAHGKGRGVVFRAAGTSLNGQAQGEDILVDVRRHWVGVEVLDDGARARIRPGTTVVRANAALARHGRVLGPDPASAVACTIGGVVANNASGMTAGTTRNSYRTVASLTCVLPSGTVVDTADPAADAELARAEPRLCAGLMELKAEIEADPELVARIRAKYAIKNTNGYRLDAFLDGATPAQILRGLMVGSEGTFGFISEVVFDTLPLDRKVSTALLFFPSLPAAAAAVPRFNEAGAIAVELMDGNTLRASVRVAGVPADWAELPKETAALLVEFRAPDAVAQEAYERAAGAVLDDLDLVAPVASVSNAFTRDPGAIAGYWKARKAFVTAVGGSRPSGTTLITEDFAVPPARLAEACAELLELQSRHGFDAAVAGHAAHGNLHFLLAFDTGDPADVERYASFMDEFCKLTVERFDGSLKAEHATGRNIAPFLELEWGSRATALMWRTKDVIDPDGVLAPRIVLDRDPQAHLRGLKTIPKVEAVADPCIECGFCEPTCPSHDLTTTPRQRIVLRREMMRQSDGSRVEASLLEAYGYDAVDTCAGDSTCKLACPVGIDTGALMKDFRHQRHSQREEFVAALAARNFRAVEASARLAVAAAARIGDRLLASATGLARKAVRPDLVPEWLPEIPGAAARRLPRTHRPAAVAIYYPACVNRIFGGPEGRPGPSLPEAVVALSARAGRPVWIPDDVSGTCCATIWHSKGYERGNEVMANRIVEAAWGWTAGGRLPLVVDASSCTLGIAHEVVPYLTDDNRELHAEMTILDSLVWAADELLPRLDVRRAVGSAVVHPTCSMRHLGDEEQLTKLARACAEEVVVPEDAGCCAFAGDRGMLHPELTASATAREAAEVTARPFDAHLSANRMCEIGMDRATGRSYEHVLLALERATRP, via the coding sequence ATGCCACTGCTGGAGCCGAACCCGCAGGCCCTGCGTCCGGGCAGGAAGCGGACCCCGGCCCCGGACCGGGTCCCCGATCTCCAGTCCCGCGGCACGCCACGGCATCTACGGGAGGAGCTGACCGCGCTCCTCGGCCCCGGCAAGGTGCTCTCGAAGGTCTCCGACCTGGTGCGGTACGCCTCCGACGCCAGCCCCTACCGGTTCGTCCCGCAGGTCGTGGTGGTGGCGGAGGACATCGACGACATCTCCGCGATCCTCTCGTACGCCCACGGCAAGGGCCGCGGGGTGGTCTTCCGGGCGGCCGGGACCAGCCTCAACGGACAGGCTCAGGGAGAGGACATCCTGGTCGACGTGCGCCGGCACTGGGTGGGCGTCGAGGTGCTCGACGACGGTGCCCGCGCCCGGATCCGCCCCGGCACGACGGTCGTCCGGGCCAACGCCGCGCTCGCCCGGCACGGCCGGGTCCTCGGGCCCGATCCGGCGAGCGCGGTCGCCTGCACGATCGGCGGGGTCGTCGCCAACAACGCCTCCGGCATGACCGCGGGGACGACACGGAACTCGTACCGGACCGTCGCCTCCCTCACCTGTGTCCTGCCGAGCGGCACCGTCGTGGACACCGCTGATCCGGCCGCCGACGCGGAGCTCGCGCGCGCCGAGCCACGCCTGTGCGCGGGCCTGATGGAGCTGAAGGCCGAGATCGAGGCCGACCCCGAGCTGGTCGCCCGCATCCGCGCCAAGTACGCCATCAAGAACACCAACGGCTATCGCCTCGACGCCTTCCTGGACGGTGCCACGCCCGCGCAGATCCTGCGGGGACTGATGGTCGGCTCGGAGGGCACGTTCGGTTTCATCTCCGAGGTCGTCTTCGACACCCTGCCCCTGGACCGGAAGGTCTCGACGGCGCTGCTGTTCTTCCCCTCGCTGCCGGCCGCGGCAGCCGCCGTACCGCGCTTCAACGAGGCCGGGGCGATCGCGGTCGAGCTGATGGACGGCAACACCCTGCGCGCCTCGGTCCGCGTCGCCGGGGTGCCGGCGGACTGGGCGGAGCTGCCGAAGGAGACGGCGGCGCTGCTCGTGGAGTTCCGCGCGCCTGACGCGGTGGCGCAGGAGGCGTACGAGCGGGCGGCGGGCGCCGTGCTCGACGACCTGGACCTGGTCGCGCCCGTCGCCTCGGTGAGCAACGCCTTCACCCGCGACCCCGGGGCCATCGCCGGGTACTGGAAGGCCCGCAAGGCGTTCGTGACCGCCGTGGGCGGCTCGCGCCCCTCGGGTACGACGCTGATCACCGAGGACTTCGCCGTACCGCCGGCCCGGCTCGCCGAGGCCTGCGCGGAGCTGCTGGAGCTGCAGTCCCGGCACGGATTCGACGCGGCCGTCGCCGGTCACGCCGCCCATGGCAACCTGCACTTCCTGCTCGCGTTCGACACCGGCGACCCCGCCGACGTGGAGCGGTACGCCTCCTTCATGGACGAGTTCTGCAAGCTGACCGTCGAGCGGTTCGACGGCTCGCTGAAGGCCGAGCACGCCACGGGCCGCAACATCGCGCCCTTCCTGGAGCTGGAGTGGGGGTCGAGGGCGACGGCGCTGATGTGGCGGACCAAGGACGTCATCGATCCCGACGGGGTGCTCGCGCCGCGGATCGTCCTCGATCGCGACCCTCAGGCCCATCTCCGCGGCCTGAAGACGATCCCGAAGGTGGAGGCGGTCGCCGATCCTTGCATCGAATGCGGCTTCTGCGAACCGACCTGCCCCAGCCACGACCTGACGACCACTCCACGCCAACGCATCGTGCTGCGGCGGGAGATGATGCGGCAGAGCGACGGCTCCCGCGTCGAGGCGAGCCTGCTGGAGGCGTACGGCTACGACGCCGTGGACACCTGCGCCGGCGACTCCACCTGCAAGCTGGCCTGTCCCGTCGGCATCGACACCGGCGCGCTGATGAAGGACTTCCGACACCAGCGGCACTCGCAGCGCGAGGAGTTCGTCGCGGCGCTGGCGGCGAGGAACTTCCGCGCGGTGGAGGCATCGGCACGGCTCGCCGTCGCCGCGGCGGCCCGGATCGGGGACCGTCTCCTGGCATCGGCGACCGGCCTGGCACGCAAGGCGGTGCGCCCCGATCTCGTACCGGAGTGGCTGCCGGAGATCCCGGGCGCGGCGGCCCGCCGGCTCCCCCGGACCCACCGGCCGGCGGCCGTCGCCATCTACTACCCGGCCTGTGTGAACCGGATCTTCGGCGGGCCGGAGGGCCGACCGGGCCCCTCGCTCCCCGAGGCGGTCGTCGCGCTCTCCGCGCGGGCGGGCAGGCCGGTGTGGATTCCGGACGACGTGTCCGGGACGTGTTGCGCGACGATCTGGCACTCCAAGGGGTACGAGCGCGGCAACGAGGTGATGGCCAACCGGATCGTGGAGGCGGCCTGGGGCTGGACGGCGGGCGGGCGGCTGCCTCTCGTCGTCGACGCCTCCTCGTGCACGCTCGGGATCGCGCACGAGGTGGTGCCGTATCTCACGGACGACAACCGGGAGTTGCACGCCGAGATGACGATCCTCGACTCCCTGGTGTGGGCGGCCGACGAGCTGCTGCCGCGGCTCGACGTACGGCGTGCGGTGGGTTCGGCGGTGGTGCATCCGACGTGCTCCATGCGGCATCTGGGGGACGAGGAGCAGCTGACGAAGCTGGCCCGGGCCTGCGCCGAGGAGGTCGTGGTGCCCGAGGACGCGGGCTGCTGTGCCTTCGCCGGCGACCGGGGAATGCTCCATCCGGAGCTGACGGCCTCGGCCACCGCGCGGGAGGCGGCCGAGGTGACGGCCCGCCCCTTCGACGCGCATCTGTCGGCTAACCGGATGTGCGAGATCGGTATGGACCGGGCGACCGGCCGGAGCTATGAGCATGTGCTCCTGGCCTTGGAGCGCGCGACGCGTCCGTGA
- a CDS encoding ABC transporter ATP-binding protein — MATDLHRAVTIQGLTRSFDGRPVIDHLDLSLRAGEFTALLGHSGCGKSTLLRVLAGLDRDISGTVLVPRRRAVAFQAPRLMPWKRVWRNVLLGLPGKPERAVAERALEEVGLSHRSGAWPKTLSGGEAQRASLARALVREPDLLLLDEPFGALDALTRIKAQRLVAELWQRRGCAVLLVTHDVDEALLLADRALVMRDGVIAYDTPVALDRPRSPGDPGFAPLRSRLLAELGVDEGVSTAHAA, encoded by the coding sequence ATGGCGACCGACCTTCACCGGGCAGTGACCATCCAGGGCCTGACCCGTTCCTTCGACGGGCGCCCGGTCATCGACCACCTCGATCTGAGCCTGCGTGCAGGGGAGTTCACCGCCCTCCTCGGCCACAGCGGCTGCGGCAAGTCCACCCTGCTGCGCGTCCTCGCCGGGCTCGACCGGGACATCTCCGGGACCGTGCTCGTCCCCAGGCGCCGCGCCGTCGCCTTCCAGGCGCCCCGCCTCATGCCCTGGAAGCGGGTATGGCGCAACGTCCTCCTCGGCCTGCCCGGCAAGCCCGAACGGGCGGTCGCCGAACGGGCGTTGGAGGAGGTCGGTCTCAGCCATCGGTCCGGCGCGTGGCCCAAGACCCTCTCCGGGGGCGAGGCGCAGCGGGCGTCGCTCGCCCGGGCTCTCGTACGGGAACCCGATCTGCTCCTGCTCGACGAGCCGTTCGGCGCGCTCGACGCGCTCACCCGGATCAAGGCGCAGCGGCTGGTGGCCGAGTTGTGGCAGCGGCGCGGCTGCGCGGTGCTGCTCGTCACGCACGACGTCGACGAGGCGCTGCTGCTCGCCGACCGGGCACTGGTGATGCGCGACGGCGTCATCGCGTACGACACACCCGTCGCCCTCGACCGTCCCCGCTCCCCCGGCGACCCCGGCTTCGCCCCGCTGCGCTCCCGCCTGCTCGCCGAACTCGGTGTCGACGAAGGCGTTTCCACCGCTCACGCCGCCTGA
- a CDS encoding ABC transporter substrate-binding protein, which yields MKRSLLPAALLLPLALLASACSSPSSAATDTDGKGSLVLNVGDQKGGAEAVLRAAGELDDLPYRIKWSTFTSGPPLLEAVNAKAVDTGAVGNTPPVFAAGADSKITVVAATHGDSAGEAILVAKDSPLRRPEDLKGRTVAVAQGSSAHFQLIASLKKVGLSLSDIKVSLLQPADALAAFTSGKVDAWAVWDPYTSQVLASGKARVLTDGRGVVNGLGFQIAAPSALADKEKAAAIGDYIERLRRAQDWVYEHPDAWAKVWAKETGLPYEVALAAVKRSNGTRIPVAIDKEAIASEQQIADTFAQLKLIPRTFDFGDYVDNRFDKNLPPSTTPARSYGKASS from the coding sequence ATGAAGCGTTCCCTCCTGCCCGCCGCCCTCCTCCTTCCGCTCGCGCTCCTCGCCTCCGCCTGCTCCTCCCCCTCGTCCGCCGCCACCGACACCGACGGCAAGGGCTCACTCGTCCTCAACGTCGGCGACCAGAAGGGCGGAGCGGAGGCGGTCCTGCGTGCCGCCGGTGAGCTCGACGATCTGCCGTACCGCATCAAGTGGTCGACCTTCACCTCCGGCCCACCCCTCCTCGAGGCCGTGAACGCCAAGGCCGTCGACACCGGCGCCGTCGGCAACACCCCACCCGTCTTCGCCGCCGGCGCCGACTCGAAGATCACCGTGGTCGCGGCCACGCACGGCGATTCGGCGGGTGAGGCCATCCTGGTCGCCAAGGACTCCCCGCTGCGCAGGCCCGAGGACCTGAAGGGCCGGACGGTCGCCGTCGCCCAGGGCAGCTCCGCGCACTTCCAGCTGATCGCTTCGCTGAAGAAGGTCGGCCTCTCACTTTCCGACATCAAGGTCAGCCTGCTCCAACCCGCCGACGCCCTCGCCGCGTTCACGAGCGGCAAGGTCGACGCCTGGGCGGTCTGGGACCCGTACACCTCGCAGGTCCTCGCGAGCGGCAAGGCCCGCGTGCTCACCGACGGCCGTGGTGTGGTCAACGGTCTCGGCTTCCAGATCGCCGCGCCCTCCGCGCTCGCCGACAAGGAGAAGGCCGCCGCGATCGGCGACTACATCGAGCGGCTCCGCCGCGCCCAGGACTGGGTCTACGAGCACCCCGACGCCTGGGCGAAGGTCTGGGCGAAGGAGACCGGGCTGCCGTACGAGGTGGCGCTGGCCGCTGTGAAGCGCAGCAACGGCACCCGGATCCCCGTCGCGATCGACAAGGAGGCCATCGCCTCCGAGCAGCAGATCGCCGACACCTTCGCCCAACTCAAGCTGATTCCCAGGACGTTCGACTTCGGCGACTACGTCGACAACCGCTTCGACAAGAACCTGCCGCCGTCCACCACCCCGGCGCGCAGCTACGGAAAGGCCTCCTCCTGA
- a CDS encoding NAD(P)-binding domain-containing protein translates to MNDFGVESGQIVRDVDVVVIGAGQAGLSAAYHLRRTGLEPDRDFVVLDHAPRPGGAWQFRWPSLTYGKVHGMHALPGMELTGADDSRPSSEVIGAYFSAYEERFDLRVHRPVEVSAVREGEGGRLLVETSEGTYSTRALINATGTWDRPFWPRYQGQETFRGRQLHTANYPGPEEFAGQRVIVVGGGASGTQHLMEIAEVAAETTWVTRREPVYREGPFGEMEGRAAVAMVEERVRLGLPPQSVVSVTGLPLTDAIKSALARGILDRNTMFDRITPTGVAWADGRTVDADVILWATGFRAAIDHLAPLRLREPGGGIRVEGTRAVRDERVHLVGYGPSASTIGANRAGRAAVTEIRRLLEREPVAHP, encoded by the coding sequence GTGAACGATTTCGGGGTTGAGAGCGGGCAGATCGTACGAGACGTCGACGTGGTCGTCATAGGTGCAGGGCAGGCGGGGCTCTCCGCCGCCTACCACCTGCGGCGCACCGGCCTGGAGCCGGACCGGGACTTCGTCGTGCTCGATCACGCCCCCCGCCCCGGCGGTGCCTGGCAGTTCCGCTGGCCCTCTCTCACCTATGGCAAGGTCCACGGGATGCACGCGCTGCCCGGCATGGAGCTGACCGGCGCCGACGACAGCAGGCCCTCCTCCGAGGTGATCGGCGCGTACTTCTCGGCGTACGAGGAGCGCTTCGACCTCCGTGTCCACCGGCCCGTCGAAGTCAGCGCCGTCCGCGAGGGCGAGGGCGGCCGGCTTCTCGTCGAGACCTCGGAGGGGACGTACTCCACCCGTGCGCTGATCAACGCGACCGGCACGTGGGACCGTCCCTTCTGGCCCCGCTACCAGGGCCAGGAGACGTTTCGCGGCCGCCAGCTGCACACCGCGAACTACCCCGGCCCCGAGGAGTTCGCCGGTCAGCGGGTGATCGTGGTCGGTGGTGGTGCGTCCGGGACCCAGCATCTGATGGAGATCGCCGAGGTCGCGGCGGAGACGACATGGGTGACCCGGCGCGAGCCCGTGTACCGCGAGGGGCCGTTCGGCGAGATGGAGGGCCGGGCGGCCGTCGCCATGGTCGAGGAGCGCGTACGGCTGGGGCTGCCGCCGCAGAGCGTCGTCTCCGTCACCGGTCTCCCGCTCACCGACGCGATCAAGAGCGCTCTGGCGCGCGGAATCCTGGACCGCAACACCATGTTCGACCGCATCACCCCGACCGGTGTGGCCTGGGCCGACGGCCGGACCGTGGACGCGGACGTGATCCTCTGGGCGACCGGATTCCGTGCCGCGATCGACCATCTGGCCCCGCTCAGGCTGCGCGAGCCCGGCGGCGGCATCCGGGTGGAGGGGACGCGCGCCGTACGGGACGAGCGCGTCCATCTGGTCGGGTACGGGCCTTCGGCCTCCACGATCGGCGCCAACCGTGCCGGTCGCGCCGCCGTCACCGAGATCCGCCGCCTTCTGGAGCGGGAACCCGTCGCGCACCCGTAG
- a CDS encoding LLM class flavin-dependent oxidoreductase: MTVHLHWFLPTGGDGRTLVDRHAYTDGGITRSGTVTGVRAPDIEYLTQIAKAAEQLGFEAVLTPTGTWCEDAWLTTVALAQHTERLKFLVAFRPGVVSPVLAAQMAATYQRITRGRLLLNVVTGGDSVEQRRFGDHLDHDRRYERTAEFLKVVRGVWSGQPYDFDGTHYQVEGGLTALPPDPLPEIFFGGSSAAAGPVAAEHADVYLTWGEPPWQVREKIDWIRRLAEERGREVRFGIRLHTISRDSSREAWAAADRLLSDLDPATVAAAQATLGRSESVGQQRMLALHGGGSLERDKLEIAPNLWAGVGLVRGGAGTALVGSHADVADRIEEYHDLGVEHFVLSGYPHLEEAYWFGEGVTPELAARGLLPRIPASPLLGVPAANGRPASAPGGAPLLVAGGGR, encoded by the coding sequence ATGACTGTCCATCTGCACTGGTTCCTGCCGACGGGCGGCGACGGCCGGACCCTCGTCGACCGGCACGCCTACACCGACGGCGGCATCACCCGGTCCGGGACCGTGACCGGTGTACGCGCTCCCGACATCGAGTACCTGACACAGATCGCCAAGGCGGCCGAGCAGTTGGGCTTCGAGGCCGTGCTCACGCCCACCGGCACCTGGTGCGAGGACGCCTGGCTGACGACGGTCGCGCTCGCCCAGCACACCGAGCGGCTCAAGTTCCTCGTGGCCTTCCGCCCGGGTGTCGTCTCGCCCGTGCTCGCCGCCCAGATGGCGGCCACGTATCAGCGGATCACCCGCGGGCGGCTGCTGCTCAACGTGGTGACCGGCGGCGACTCGGTGGAGCAGCGCCGCTTCGGCGACCATCTGGACCACGACCGGCGCTACGAGCGGACGGCCGAGTTCCTGAAGGTGGTCCGGGGCGTGTGGAGCGGGCAGCCGTACGACTTCGACGGCACGCACTACCAGGTGGAGGGCGGGCTCACCGCGCTGCCGCCGGACCCGCTGCCGGAGATCTTCTTCGGCGGGTCGTCCGCGGCGGCCGGGCCGGTCGCGGCCGAGCACGCGGATGTGTATCTGACCTGGGGCGAGCCGCCGTGGCAGGTCAGGGAGAAGATCGACTGGATCCGGCGGCTCGCCGAGGAGCGCGGGCGCGAGGTGCGGTTCGGCATCCGGCTGCACACGATCTCGCGGGACTCCTCGCGCGAGGCATGGGCGGCTGCGGACCGGCTGCTCTCCGATCTGGATCCGGCAACGGTCGCCGCGGCCCAGGCGACGCTCGGCAGGAGCGAGTCGGTCGGTCAGCAGCGGATGCTGGCGCTGCACGGCGGCGGTTCGCTGGAGCGCGACAAGCTGGAGATCGCGCCGAACCTGTGGGCGGGGGTGGGGCTCGTGCGGGGTGGGGCCGGCACGGCCCTGGTGGGCAGTCATGCCGATGTCGCCGACCGGATCGAGGAGTACCACGACCTGGGGGTGGAGCACTTCGTGCTCTCCGGGTACCCGCATCTGGAGGAGGCGTACTGGTTCGGGGAGGGCGTGACACCGGAGCTCGCGGCGCGCGGGCTGCTGCCGAGGATCCCCGCCTCGCCGCTGCTCGGTGTTCCGGCGGCGAACGGACGTCCGGCCTCCGCTCCCGGCGGCGCACCGCTTCTTGTGGCGGGCGGCGGCCGGTAG